In Paenibacillus sp. FSL R7-0345, a single window of DNA contains:
- a CDS encoding nucleoside hydrolase, giving the protein MIIDCDTGIDDALAILYALQVPDVVIEGITMVFGNTSVEQAADNTLRLLDLARPDYEIPVAIGAPKALARELGGFSPHVHGENGIGDVQLPPSSRQPVKENAAEFIVRLANEQPGEIVLVTLGRLTNLAHALELDPALNGKLKKVVVMGGTIFKPGNVTPVAEANLWGDPLAADLVFTSGLPVLMVGLDVTLETLITAEHVELLKRRGKEEKRAVIDFMDQSLQHYFNFYREANYIINAAPLHDPLAMMAALQPDLLTCRQMKVRVEHQGEHTSGMVVADLRAQPKVGEFIEVAVGVDARRAVGVFLSAFM; this is encoded by the coding sequence ATGATAATTGACTGTGATACCGGAATTGACGATGCGCTGGCGATCCTGTACGCGCTCCAGGTTCCGGATGTAGTGATTGAGGGGATTACCATGGTCTTCGGCAATACGAGCGTTGAACAGGCGGCTGATAATACGCTGAGACTGCTTGACCTGGCCCGGCCCGATTACGAAATACCTGTTGCCATTGGCGCCCCCAAAGCGCTGGCGCGTGAGCTTGGCGGCTTCTCGCCGCATGTGCACGGGGAGAACGGAATCGGTGATGTCCAGCTTCCCCCGTCTTCCCGGCAGCCTGTGAAAGAGAATGCCGCAGAGTTTATCGTGCGGTTGGCTAATGAACAGCCCGGTGAAATCGTGCTGGTCACGCTGGGACGGCTGACCAATCTGGCGCATGCGCTTGAACTCGACCCGGCTTTGAACGGCAAGCTGAAAAAGGTAGTCGTGATGGGCGGAACGATTTTCAAGCCGGGGAATGTGACGCCGGTGGCCGAAGCCAACCTATGGGGCGACCCGCTGGCAGCAGATCTGGTATTTACCTCAGGACTGCCTGTGCTGATGGTGGGACTGGATGTGACGCTGGAAACGCTGATTACCGCGGAGCATGTGGAGCTGCTGAAACGGCGCGGCAAGGAAGAGAAGCGGGCAGTTATCGATTTCATGGACCAGTCTCTGCAGCATTATTTCAATTTTTACCGTGAGGCGAATTACATTATTAACGCAGCACCGCTGCATGATCCGCTCGCGATGATGGCTGCGCTGCAGCCGGACCTACTGACCTGCCGGCAGATGAAGGTCCGTGTGGAGCATCAGGGTGAGCATACCTCGGGAATGGTTGTGGCCGATCTGCGGGCACAGCCAAAGGTTGGGGAGTTCATTGAAGTGGCCGTTGGAGTGGATGCCCGGCGGGCAGTCGGTGTCTTTTTAAGCGCGTTTATGTAA
- a CDS encoding AraC family transcriptional regulator has product MVEISLEEELLPASGQVRLLQESFLLQLIREDWPGTDHVRTRLRQLKLAPLAAEGLRLRFAAAELKLPAEGVSPAVRRRQLAAGTWFQLVCREAAAGWKHIYPFVNEANPLQVFFVIPLKEGSGHADRTGRFLTELEQKLNAAVEQDCTVAVAAGLEIKGLKRLRNAFASCLCNLDLNGRPGMGPGEADAAMPVMTWLSPEEERRLLQIIETADTFAFEQELTALFGAEKHSAGLSAAQLYQAVRLQLLLTVAAGKFAFRGTALCKYLWNSHAMLAACTSPAQLTEQLSALGLLVMDEVKLARQSPERGLAEAVRKYIERNYGWELQPAAAAQLFGVEEGSLTRQFKQHVGIPFADYTVKIRMGRAEQLLPDEKLKLTDLAPLVGYASLSHFVSAFKKYSGKSPKEFRERLQKSH; this is encoded by the coding sequence ATGGTTGAAATCTCGTTAGAAGAGGAGCTGCTGCCGGCAAGCGGACAAGTGCGCCTGCTGCAGGAGAGCTTTCTCCTGCAATTGATCAGGGAAGACTGGCCGGGTACGGATCATGTCAGAACACGGCTGCGCCAGCTTAAGCTGGCTCCTCTTGCCGCTGAGGGGCTCAGGCTGCGGTTTGCCGCAGCAGAGCTGAAGCTGCCGGCTGAAGGCGTGTCACCTGCGGTGAGGCGCCGGCAGCTTGCCGCAGGCACCTGGTTCCAGCTTGTATGCCGGGAGGCGGCAGCCGGGTGGAAGCACATTTATCCGTTCGTAAATGAAGCTAATCCGCTGCAGGTTTTCTTCGTCATTCCTCTCAAGGAAGGTTCCGGGCATGCCGACCGGACCGGGCGCTTTCTGACAGAGCTGGAGCAGAAACTGAACGCCGCTGTGGAACAGGATTGTACTGTGGCTGTGGCAGCCGGACTTGAGATCAAGGGGCTGAAACGGCTGAGAAATGCCTTTGCTTCCTGCCTGTGTAATCTGGATTTGAATGGCCGGCCAGGTATGGGGCCAGGGGAAGCAGATGCGGCAATGCCTGTCATGACCTGGTTATCCCCGGAGGAAGAGCGCCGGCTGCTGCAGATTATTGAGACTGCGGACACCTTTGCTTTTGAGCAGGAGCTGACCGCCTTATTCGGAGCGGAAAAGCATTCAGCAGGTCTCTCTGCCGCCCAGCTGTATCAGGCGGTACGGCTCCAGCTGCTGCTCACCGTGGCCGCCGGAAAGTTTGCTTTCAGAGGCACTGCGCTCTGTAAATACCTGTGGAACAGCCATGCCATGCTTGCTGCCTGTACCTCTCCGGCACAGCTGACAGAGCAGCTGTCTGCCCTGGGGCTGCTGGTAATGGATGAAGTGAAGCTGGCCCGCCAGTCACCGGAAAGAGGTCTTGCCGAGGCCGTCCGTAAATATATAGAACGGAATTACGGCTGGGAGCTCCAGCCGGCGGCAGCGGCGCAGCTCTTCGGCGTGGAGGAGGGCAGCCTGACCAGGCAGTTCAAACAGCACGTTGGCATACCGTTTGCTGATTATACCGTCAAGATCAGGATGGGCAGAGCAGAGCAGCTGCTGCCGGATGAGAAGCTGAAGCTTACAGACCTTGCACCGCTCGTCGGCTATGCCAGCCTCAGCCATTTCGTCAGTGCATTCAAGAAATACAGCGGCAAGAGCCCGAAGGAATTCCGCGAGCGGCTGCAGAAGAGCCATTAA
- a CDS encoding HD domain-containing protein has product MDQVQIVKAAEHFAKEQLSLDTTGHDWFHTDRVRNTAALIAGMEGADVFICAVAALLHDVADEKLNASKEAGLDKVQVWLEAHLEDAEQTGHIMQIIGTMSFSGGGGAGMATLEGQCVQDADRLDALGAIGIARTMVFSGAKGRPVYDPLEAPREESLKKEYRDYSKGTAVNHFYEKLLKLKDLMNTPYGRKLAEERHNFMLLYLDQFYKEWNQGSEKLL; this is encoded by the coding sequence ATGGATCAGGTACAAATCGTAAAGGCAGCCGAGCATTTTGCCAAAGAGCAATTAAGTCTGGATACTACGGGGCATGACTGGTTCCATACGGACCGTGTACGTAATACTGCCGCACTGATCGCCGGTATGGAAGGGGCGGATGTGTTCATCTGCGCCGTTGCAGCCCTGCTGCATGACGTAGCCGATGAGAAGCTGAATGCTTCCAAGGAAGCGGGGCTGGACAAAGTACAGGTCTGGCTGGAGGCTCATCTGGAGGATGCAGAGCAGACCGGACATATTATGCAGATCATCGGGACAATGTCCTTCAGCGGCGGCGGGGGAGCCGGGATGGCAACGCTGGAGGGGCAGTGTGTGCAGGATGCGGACCGGCTGGATGCGCTGGGGGCAATCGGCATTGCGCGGACGATGGTTTTTTCGGGGGCCAAAGGCCGTCCGGTTTACGATCCGCTGGAGGCTCCGCGGGAAGAATCGCTGAAGAAGGAATACCGCGACTACTCCAAGGGGACGGCCGTTAATCATTTTTATGAGAAGCTGCTGAAGCTGAAGGATCTGATGAACACGCCGTACGGGCGCAAGCTGGCGGAAGAGCGGCATAACTTTATGCTGCTGTATCTCGATCAGTTTTATAAGGAATGGAACCAGGGCAGCGAGAAGCTGTTATAA
- a CDS encoding DEAD/DEAH box helicase, producing the protein MSELQFRDYGLNEEIIKALDVLGYSSPTEVQSKVIPVALKGQDLIVKSQTGSGKTASFGIPVCDLVDWAENKPQVLVLTPTRELAAQVKEDITNIGRFKRIKAVALFGKQPFAPQKIELTQKTHVVVGTPGRVFDHIERGTLPLNKIRTLVIDEADEMLSMGFVEQIEKIIKQLPKERVTMLFSATLPEAIKNLCRKYMTEPVDIEIEASGITTATIEHALIEVRQAAKFGLLLDLLTVENPDSCIIFCRTQEQVNDLFRGMADQELPADKLHGGMMQDERFEVMNAFKRGQFRYLIATDVAARGIDIENITHVINYDIPMEKESYVHRTGRTARAGKSGKAITLVTPNEHKWVKDIEGYIGFAIPQMKAPSEDAVAYAKPAFEQKLGKQQVRKAGKTEVMNRNIMKLYFNGGKKKKLRAVDFVGTIAKLEGMTADDIGIITIQDNVTYVDILNGKGAMVLQAMKDTTIKGKLLKVHIAKK; encoded by the coding sequence ATGAGCGAATTGCAGTTTAGAGATTATGGGTTAAATGAAGAAATCATCAAGGCGCTGGATGTGCTGGGCTATTCGAGCCCGACAGAAGTGCAGAGCAAGGTGATTCCTGTTGCCCTTAAGGGTCAGGATCTGATCGTGAAGTCACAGACCGGCAGCGGTAAAACCGCCTCGTTCGGCATTCCTGTCTGCGATCTAGTGGACTGGGCAGAGAATAAGCCGCAGGTGCTTGTACTGACACCGACACGCGAGCTCGCCGCACAGGTTAAAGAGGATATTACCAACATCGGACGCTTCAAACGGATCAAGGCCGTGGCCCTGTTCGGTAAGCAGCCGTTCGCCCCGCAGAAGATTGAACTGACGCAAAAAACACATGTCGTCGTAGGCACGCCGGGACGTGTGTTCGACCATATCGAGCGCGGCACATTGCCGCTGAATAAGATCAGGACGCTTGTCATTGACGAAGCGGATGAGATGCTCAGCATGGGCTTTGTCGAGCAGATTGAGAAGATTATCAAGCAGCTGCCCAAGGAGCGGGTTACGATGCTGTTCTCGGCCACTTTGCCGGAAGCCATCAAGAATCTGTGCCGCAAATACATGACCGAGCCGGTGGATATTGAAATTGAAGCCAGCGGAATCACGACGGCTACTATTGAGCATGCGCTGATTGAGGTCAGACAGGCGGCGAAGTTCGGGCTGCTGCTGGACCTGCTGACGGTGGAGAACCCGGACAGCTGTATTATTTTTTGCCGGACACAGGAGCAGGTAAATGACCTGTTCCGGGGGATGGCTGATCAGGAGCTGCCGGCGGACAAGCTGCACGGCGGGATGATGCAGGACGAGCGGTTTGAGGTGATGAACGCGTTCAAGCGGGGCCAGTTCCGTTATCTGATTGCTACAGATGTAGCTGCCCGCGGCATTGATATCGAGAATATTACCCATGTCATCAACTACGATATCCCGATGGAAAAAGAGAGCTACGTACACCGCACCGGCCGGACCGCCCGCGCAGGCAAAAGCGGCAAAGCGATTACGCTCGTTACGCCCAATGAGCATAAATGGGTGAAGGACATCGAAGGCTACATCGGATTTGCAATTCCGCAGATGAAGGCTCCTTCGGAGGATGCCGTAGCCTATGCCAAGCCGGCTTTTGAACAAAAGCTCGGTAAACAGCAGGTCCGCAAGGCCGGCAAAACCGAGGTGATGAACCGGAACATCATGAAGCTGTATTTCAATGGCGGCAAAAAGAAGAAGCTGCGTGCGGTTGATTTTGTCGGAACGATTGCCAAGCTTGAGGGGATGACTGCCGATGATATCGGGATAATTACCATTCAGGACAACGTAACTTATGTGGATATTCTGAACGGCAAAGGCGCAATGGTGCTGCAGGCGATGAAGGATACGACCATTAAAGGCAAGCTGCTTAAAGTGCATATCGCGAAAAAATAG
- a CDS encoding radical SAM protein, translating to MSMSIKYKALELDKPLTYELEGLEVGVTSNCNFRCDYCCAYNRNDGEAINGKEVIRILEELPGLKRVRLSGGEVTLKFQDCVEIVAYCSSRGIQTQLNSNGSLLNAERIEQLVKAGLTTIHISFNFTTAEGFSKYYNIHPTVYEKIRENITMFAKTDVNVVLETLLFDQTQDNMQEISDHVYSMGVRTHEIQNSIIMGHTGWKAIAAQENLKNAVNQLIAHRKEDTTLYFTCMDRFMDRLGFEEQPGVYFPHCIEGKKQLHLHGNGDILISELCHPVIIGNIYKGTSLNELYSNMPKPLERFLEKQPCPALDALFPAEV from the coding sequence TTGAGCATGAGCATAAAATATAAAGCACTGGAGCTTGATAAGCCGCTGACGTATGAGCTGGAGGGGCTTGAAGTAGGCGTTACCTCGAACTGCAATTTCCGCTGCGATTACTGCTGCGCCTATAATAGAAATGACGGGGAGGCCATCAACGGCAAGGAGGTTATCCGCATACTGGAGGAGCTTCCGGGGCTGAAGCGGGTCCGTCTTTCCGGCGGCGAGGTTACGCTGAAGTTCCAGGATTGTGTGGAGATTGTGGCTTACTGCTCATCCCGCGGTATCCAGACCCAGCTGAATTCCAACGGCAGTCTGCTGAATGCGGAGCGGATCGAACAGCTGGTGAAGGCCGGCCTGACTACGATACATATTTCTTTTAACTTTACGACTGCAGAAGGCTTTTCAAAATATTACAATATTCACCCGACCGTCTACGAAAAAATCAGAGAGAACATCACCATGTTCGCCAAAACGGATGTGAATGTGGTGCTGGAAACCCTGCTGTTCGATCAGACCCAGGATAATATGCAGGAGATCAGTGACCATGTCTACTCCATGGGTGTGCGGACCCACGAGATCCAGAACAGTATCATTATGGGCCATACCGGCTGGAAGGCGATTGCGGCACAGGAGAACCTGAAGAATGCTGTAAATCAGCTGATTGCTCACAGAAAAGAGGATACGACACTATACTTCACCTGCATGGACCGGTTTATGGACAGACTGGGCTTTGAGGAGCAGCCGGGTGTCTATTTCCCGCACTGTATTGAAGGCAAGAAGCAGCTGCATCTGCACGGCAACGGCGATATTCTGATCTCCGAGCTGTGCCATCCGGTTATTATCGGCAATATTTACAAGGGAACCTCGCTGAATGAGCTGTACAGCAACATGCCTAAACCGCTGGAGCGGTTTTTGGAGAAGCAGCCGTGCCCGGCGCTGGATGCGCTTTTTCCGGCAGAAGTGTAG
- a CDS encoding methyl-accepting chemotaxis protein, with protein MKIRMKLSVLMITVTLISTAMMGISTYYKSTGTIMDLTESAMAQVNTNKAQTIEAMIDKEKRSMQLVAGEPEIAELLLKDAAGESAEGNELRAQMNARLQEQVKDAGNLEHMFVVNMQGIAVADSDTSLVGADFSERNYTINVIKTKAAVISETLKSKSTGAYVLAFAHPVMNNGEMIGFVASAVNANSIIKYLADAKVANAPSSYAYLIDETGNILYHPDESKIGTPVENAQIKGVVERIKSGETVADDNVQYVYNGMQKKAAYTVLPATKWTLVLTGDLDEVLLPVDNMTNYIVLLGLGSLLLTLLIGIMVATRISSPIIKLTELMNKTAELDLKYDKQYVYLSRNKDETGTIATAIFHTRAVLRDMAGSLVGISGKVLDNAVLLEKLSVDVRENAHDNSATTEQLSAGMEETAASTQEMTAAIYEVQTNVQLISGRVREGADVSGHITERALALQHDAIESTDRAKRIYDAVKTELEQAIRQSGAINEINVLADTILSITGQTNLLALNAAIEAARAGEAGRGFAVVAGEIRKLAEKSSETASGIHDVVQNVYSAVEQMREHSEAVLAFIDQNVLGDYERLTEVSQQYNEDASTINELMGQFAEAADHLNETVSGISIAVNEVAATVNEGAIGVQDIAVKTADIVEKTFHEAAMADENTQSARELQGLVERFKI; from the coding sequence ATGAAAATTCGGATGAAGCTATCGGTTTTGATGATTACCGTCACACTTATTTCTACTGCAATGATGGGCATTTCTACGTACTACAAATCTACCGGCACAATTATGGATCTCACCGAATCTGCAATGGCCCAGGTCAACACGAACAAAGCACAAACTATCGAAGCTATGATCGACAAAGAAAAGCGCAGCATGCAGCTGGTAGCCGGAGAACCGGAAATCGCTGAACTGCTGCTGAAGGATGCGGCTGGAGAATCAGCCGAGGGGAATGAGCTGCGGGCACAGATGAATGCCAGACTGCAGGAGCAGGTTAAAGATGCAGGTAATCTGGAGCATATGTTTGTAGTTAACATGCAGGGTATCGCGGTCGCTGACAGTGACACTTCACTGGTGGGCGCAGATTTCAGTGAACGGAACTATACTATTAATGTGATCAAGACCAAGGCGGCAGTAATCAGCGAAACGCTGAAGTCGAAGTCCACGGGGGCTTATGTGCTTGCTTTTGCCCATCCGGTAATGAATAACGGCGAAATGATCGGGTTCGTAGCTTCGGCCGTCAATGCGAACAGTATCATTAAATATCTGGCGGATGCCAAGGTAGCCAATGCCCCTTCTTCCTACGCTTATCTGATCGATGAGACCGGCAATATACTGTATCATCCGGATGAAAGCAAGATCGGCACCCCTGTAGAAAATGCACAGATCAAAGGTGTAGTGGAACGGATAAAGTCCGGGGAAACAGTTGCGGATGACAATGTGCAGTATGTGTACAATGGCATGCAGAAAAAAGCGGCGTATACCGTCCTCCCGGCAACCAAATGGACGCTGGTGCTGACCGGCGACCTGGATGAAGTGTTGCTGCCGGTTGATAATATGACGAATTATATTGTTTTGCTCGGACTGGGCAGCCTGCTGCTGACTCTGCTGATCGGAATAATGGTGGCTACCCGGATATCCTCGCCGATCATTAAGCTGACAGAGCTGATGAACAAGACGGCTGAGCTGGATTTGAAATATGATAAGCAGTATGTGTACCTGTCCCGGAATAAGGACGAAACCGGTACAATTGCCACGGCGATATTCCATACACGGGCCGTTCTGCGCGATATGGCCGGCAGCCTGGTCGGGATTTCAGGCAAGGTTCTGGATAATGCGGTGCTACTAGAAAAGCTGTCAGTTGACGTCCGCGAGAATGCGCACGACAACTCGGCAACTACAGAGCAGCTGTCTGCCGGGATGGAGGAGACTGCGGCCTCTACCCAGGAGATGACTGCAGCGATTTATGAGGTCCAGACTAATGTGCAGCTGATTTCCGGCCGGGTCAGGGAAGGTGCCGATGTATCCGGGCATATTACTGAACGGGCACTTGCCCTGCAGCATGATGCCATAGAATCAACAGACAGAGCTAAACGGATCTATGATGCGGTAAAGACGGAACTGGAACAAGCGATCCGGCAGTCAGGAGCAATCAATGAGATTAATGTGCTTGCAGATACCATCCTGTCGATTACGGGCCAGACCAATCTGCTTGCGCTCAATGCGGCGATCGAAGCTGCCCGGGCGGGTGAGGCAGGCCGCGGCTTTGCAGTCGTGGCAGGCGAGATCCGCAAGCTGGCGGAGAAGTCATCAGAGACGGCATCCGGCATTCATGATGTTGTCCAAAATGTCTACTCCGCTGTCGAACAGATGCGGGAGCATTCAGAGGCGGTGCTCGCTTTCATTGACCAGAACGTGCTTGGAGATTATGAGCGGCTTACCGAGGTCAGCCAGCAGTACAATGAGGATGCTTCCACGATCAATGAGCTGATGGGCCAGTTTGCCGAAGCCGCTGATCATCTGAATGAGACGGTATCCGGCATTTCCATTGCTGTGAACGAGGTTGCAGCTACGGTTAATGAAGGGGCTATCGGCGTACAGGATATTGCCGTCAAAACCGCTGACATCGTGGAGAAAACGTTCCACGAGGCGGCTATGGCAGATGAGAATACTCAAAGCGCCAGAGAGCTGCAAGGTCTGGTAGAGAGATTTAAAATTTAA
- a CDS encoding stalk domain-containing protein, with amino-acid sequence MKRLSKLLLCAAITFSGFTALPVQPSQAASSSITIMLDGYPLPFPAAPTVMNGTTMVPFRAISEALGIKVEWNQTAKKITATKTETAGSTVVTLTLGSKTATVNGAAVKLAVAPQNINGTTMIPLSFFGQQFGAGVSWNQASKTVSITSPKRDLYTLGFYAQKSYGEVSLIPDFDAVAFGWSRIDRSGQFTTSSTDFWWPKADGDVTPESIVQNAAAGGTTPYLMVYSGDKELELTRNLEDPALQQQTISSIVSLATEKGFKGIGLDLEGLGLTGDKQQVQSEFNTFVKNLAAVARPAGLKLTVILPPLNGSYKGYDYKTLATLADDLVIMAYAYEDESRPEPLAMVDQGIRLALEQVSKDKLILGISVYSENETSVNAKIGLAKRYGLKGIAIWRLGLIGQPVWNEMGKSVEL; translated from the coding sequence ATGAAAAGATTAAGCAAGCTGTTATTATGCGCAGCCATTACTTTTAGCGGGTTTACAGCTCTTCCTGTGCAGCCCTCACAGGCTGCCTCAAGCAGCATAACGATTATGCTGGACGGTTATCCGCTGCCGTTCCCGGCCGCACCTACGGTGATGAACGGAACAACGATGGTGCCGTTCCGGGCCATATCGGAAGCGCTTGGCATTAAGGTGGAATGGAATCAGACAGCCAAAAAAATTACCGCAACCAAAACGGAAACCGCCGGTTCTACAGTAGTCACGCTTACACTGGGCAGCAAGACGGCAACGGTGAACGGGGCGGCTGTGAAGCTGGCTGTTGCGCCGCAGAATATTAACGGTACGACCATGATTCCGCTGAGCTTTTTCGGACAGCAGTTTGGAGCAGGCGTCAGCTGGAATCAGGCGTCGAAGACTGTGTCCATCACTTCACCTAAAAGAGACCTGTATACACTCGGCTTCTACGCGCAGAAATCATACGGTGAGGTGTCGCTGATTCCAGACTTTGATGCGGTGGCCTTCGGCTGGAGCCGTATCGACCGCAGCGGCCAGTTTACAACGAGCAGTACGGACTTCTGGTGGCCGAAGGCTGACGGGGACGTAACGCCGGAGTCCATTGTGCAGAACGCCGCAGCCGGGGGCACTACTCCATATTTGATGGTCTATTCGGGAGATAAAGAGCTTGAGCTGACCAGGAATCTCGAAGATCCGGCTTTGCAGCAGCAGACGATCTCAAGCATCGTCTCGCTGGCGACCGAGAAGGGCTTTAAAGGCATTGGACTGGACCTCGAGGGGCTGGGGCTGACCGGTGACAAGCAGCAGGTGCAGAGCGAGTTTAATACGTTCGTGAAGAATCTGGCGGCGGTAGCCCGTCCGGCCGGTCTCAAGCTGACCGTTATTTTGCCGCCGCTGAACGGCTCTTATAAAGGCTATGACTACAAGACGCTGGCAACACTGGCCGATGATCTGGTCATTATGGCTTACGCCTATGAGGACGAATCCAGACCGGAGCCGCTGGCTATGGTCGACCAGGGCATCCGCCTGGCTTTAGAGCAGGTCAGTAAAGACAAGCTGATTCTCGGCATCTCGGTATATAGTGAGAATGAAACTTCAGTGAATGCGAAGATTGGACTGGCAAAGCGCTACGGCCTCAAAGGTATTGCCATCTGGCGACTGGGGCTGATCGGGCAGCCGGTGTGGAACGAAATGGGCAAATCAGTGGAATTATAA
- a CDS encoding histidine--tRNA ligase has product MQNIKGTYDYFGREQAVRQKVQTVLRGLFELYDFEPMETALLNELELLTSKYAGGDEILREMYQLADQGGRRLGLRYDLTIPFAKVIALNPGIVFPYKRYEMGKVFRDGPVKKGRLREFLQCDADVAGIAGPQAEAELMQLAAEVFRRLDIPIVLKWNNRRFLGEILASAGVPAEESLSVMLTLDKLAKIGLPGVLAELRGKGLTEQAVLAISRLLETEVPDFSTLTERYGLSGQPGALEVQGLQELIEATGLSTVCVFDPFLSRGLSFYTGTVYEIFDATGSYTSSLGGGGRYDDIIGKLIGRDDINVPTVGISFGMESIMALLSERPVQEASSSVLLIPIGGTMPQALSAAAVLRNAGIRVSVDTGTRKLKKILAAASAKGIRLCLLMGESEAALGKLRLKDMVLQTERLVTAEEAIEMIRDCSKPEGAIPSHFTD; this is encoded by the coding sequence ATGCAAAATATTAAAGGAACCTATGATTATTTCGGACGCGAACAGGCGGTAAGACAAAAGGTTCAGACGGTGCTGCGCGGGCTGTTTGAGCTGTATGATTTTGAACCGATGGAGACAGCCCTGCTGAATGAGCTGGAGCTGCTGACCTCCAAATATGCCGGCGGCGACGAAATTCTCCGTGAGATGTACCAGCTGGCCGACCAGGGCGGACGGAGACTGGGCCTGCGTTATGACCTGACCATTCCGTTTGCCAAAGTCATTGCGCTGAATCCCGGCATCGTATTTCCGTATAAGCGCTATGAAATGGGCAAGGTATTCCGGGACGGTCCAGTCAAAAAAGGCCGGCTGCGCGAGTTCCTGCAATGCGACGCCGATGTAGCCGGCATTGCAGGCCCGCAGGCCGAAGCCGAGCTGATGCAGCTGGCCGCGGAAGTCTTCCGCAGGCTTGATATCCCCATCGTTCTGAAATGGAATAACCGCCGGTTTCTGGGTGAAATTCTTGCCTCGGCTGGCGTTCCCGCAGAAGAAAGCCTGTCGGTGATGCTGACCCTCGACAAGCTGGCCAAAATCGGTCTGCCGGGTGTGCTGGCCGAGCTGCGCGGCAAGGGGCTGACCGAGCAGGCGGTGCTTGCCATAAGCAGGCTTTTGGAGACGGAAGTTCCGGATTTCAGCACTCTTACAGAGAGATATGGGCTCAGCGGCCAGCCGGGCGCACTTGAGGTTCAAGGACTACAGGAGCTGATTGAGGCCACGGGGCTCTCTACAGTATGTGTATTTGACCCGTTCCTCTCACGGGGCTTGTCGTTTTATACCGGAACGGTCTATGAAATTTTTGATGCCACCGGCAGCTATACCTCCAGCCTGGGCGGAGGCGGGCGGTATGATGACATTATCGGCAAGCTGATCGGACGGGACGATATCAATGTTCCTACAGTCGGCATATCCTTTGGCATGGAGTCGATTATGGCGTTGCTGAGTGAACGTCCGGTGCAGGAAGCGAGTTCAAGTGTGCTGCTGATTCCGATTGGCGGGACCATGCCCCAGGCACTGTCAGCTGCAGCCGTTCTGCGGAATGCAGGCATCCGCGTAAGTGTGGACACCGGTACACGCAAGCTCAAAAAAATACTGGCCGCCGCCTCCGCCAAAGGCATCCGCTTGTGCCTGCTGATGGGCGAAAGCGAAGCCGCGCTTGGTAAACTCCGGCTCAAAGACATGGTCCTGCAGACCGAGCGATTGGTTACTGCGGAGGAGGCTATAGAAATGATTAGGGATTGTTCGAAGCCGGAGGGTGCTATTCCCAGCCACTTTACCGATTAA